In Aphelocoma coerulescens isolate FSJ_1873_10779 unplaced genomic scaffold, UR_Acoe_1.0 HiC_scaffold_289, whole genome shotgun sequence, one genomic interval encodes:
- the LOC138101413 gene encoding spidroin-1-like, which translates to MGVASVAAAANRISPCGHRGCCYHGRGGAGLGGGGATPRSPSPFAMTPSMAARMAQYSLGSSQYSLGSSQCGAAAAQYGAASSQYGAASSQYGAASSQYGTGASQYGAASSQYGAASSQFSTGTAAAQYQYQYAQFASQYSQYSQYAADGSQYGASGTGDASQYATSAAQYAASAAQYAASGAGAAAAAASAGGGTAAEASQYAAATGNQYGSGAAAAGGGGGTAGAGGGAAAGATWGGERGGRRRGPWAGSGGGVSWGNWVSPAQ; encoded by the coding sequence ATGGGCGTGGCCTCGGTGGCGGCGGCAGCCAATCGGATCAGCCCCTGCGGCCACCGCGGCTGCTGCTACcacgggaggggcggggccgggctgggagggggcggggccacgcCCCGAAGCCCCTCCCCCTTCGCCATGACCCCCAGCATGGCCGCCCGCATGGCCCAGTACTCGCTGGGCTCCTCCCAGTACTCGCTGGGCTCGTCCCAgtgcggcgccgccgccgcccagTACGGCGCCGCCTCCTCCCAGTACGGCGCTGCCTCCTCCCAGTACGGCGCCGCCTCCTCCCAGTACGGCACCGGCGCCTCCCAGTACGGCGCCGCTTCCTCCCAGTACGGCGCCGCCTCCTCCCAGTTCAGCACCGGGACGGCAGCGGCGCAGTACCAATACCAGTACGCCCAGTTCGCctcccagtactcccagtactcccagtaTGCCGCCGACGGCTCCCAGTACGGGGCGAGCGGCACCGGCGACGCCTCCCAGTACGCCACCAGCGCCGCCCAGTACGCGGCCAGCGCCGCCCAGTACGCGGCGTCCGGCGCCGgcgcggccgcggcggcggccAGCGCCGGGGGAGGGACGGCCGCCGAGGCCTCCCAGTACGCCGCGGCTACTGGGAACCAGTACGGgagcggggcggccgcggcgggggggggaggggggacggcgggagcggggggaggggcggccgcgggggccacttgggggggggagagggggggacgCAGGAGGGGGCCGTGGGCGGgaagtgggggaggggtgagctgGGGGAACTGGGTGTCCCCCGCCCAGTAA